The stretch of DNA ACGAAGGGCACAAGGTACCGCCCCCTCCCCGTCCCGTTGTCCAGGGGGCACCAAGCACTggccccagagccccccccccccccgccccacgacagcggccctgccccaggccccagctgctgggcagaggagggttCCCCTGACTTGCTGGCTCACGTAGAtgtgtcctgggggagggggcagggtagAACGGGGATGGGGGCCTGGGGCATGGTGGCCGTCGGCGGGCGGGACACCGTCAGCCATGCTGGAGCTAGGCTCCACCGAAGCAGCCTGGCAGCATGGCCCGCCTCGGCCCGCCCCTCTGCGGACTGGACGCCCCGCCCCTCTTCGGACTGGACgccacgcccccagccccgccccccctcccggCTGCGTGAGGCTGCGTGCAGGGCCGCGGGGCGGCCCGCTCACCCTTGTCACCCTCTGCAGGTGGAAGGCTACTCGGTGGGCTGCGAGTGCTCCCCGGACGGCGACCTGCTGGTGACGGGCAGCGCCGACGGCCGGGTCCTGCTCTACTGCTTCCGCACGGCCAGCCGCGCGCGCACGCTGCACGGGCACACGCAGGCCTGCGTGGGCGCCACCTTCCACCCCGTGCTGCCCTCCGTCCTCGCCACCTGCTCCTGGGAGGGCGACGTTAAGATCTGGCACTGAGCCTCCGGGGCGGAGCCTCCTGGACGTTTGCCGCCTATCTGCCGGCCTGGCTGCCcccctttgggggtggggggctccccgTCAGGCCTGGCTGGAAGCCGTCCCGCGCGCCCCTCAGTCTCCCCGTCTGTGGGATGGGGATGAGAGACCCTGGTGTCGGGGCTGTGAGGGCTGCGTGGGCGAGGGTGCGGGCACGCCACTCGTGACTACAGTAAAGTGGGAGCTGCACTGTCACTGAGGTGGTCTTTGGAAAGTGCTGACTGTGTTGGCTGTTCCTCCCGCCGCGCCTGGGAAGAGGGGTCCCCAGGAGAGTGGGGGGCTCCAGGGCTCAGGGGCTGTCCTCAGGAACCCTGTGCCACAGTGTGGCAGGCCCTCCAGTGTCACCGGCCCACCTGGCCCCTCTGCACAGGCGCGGCCAGCCGGGTCGGCTCCGCCCAGGCGTGCACGCCGCCCACACGAGTGTGTCTGCCCGAGCGCCGGGGCGACTCGGAGGAACCTCAGGGAGTCGGCCAAGAGACCCGGCGGctgggctgtggcaggctgagctCTCATCCAGGACTGTGACCGAGGGGc from Phyllostomus discolor isolate MPI-MPIP mPhyDis1 chromosome 1, mPhyDis1.pri.v3, whole genome shotgun sequence encodes:
- the LOC114492121 gene encoding WD repeat-containing protein 25-like, which translates into the protein MAGGVVAGVAGPPWGVPHPTCGPGVSQERYTCPSLALHPREPVFLAQTNGNYLALFSAVWPYRMSRRRRYEGHKVEGYSVGCECSPDGDLLVTGSADGRVLLYCFRTASRARTLHGHTQACVGATFHPVLPSVLATCSWEGDVKIWH